From the genome of Labeo rohita strain BAU-BD-2019 unplaced genomic scaffold, IGBB_LRoh.1.0 scaffold_101, whole genome shotgun sequence, one region includes:
- the LOC127157219 gene encoding uncharacterized protein LOC127157219, with the protein MFDIFNFFLFSWSLSGVFGDAVKSVSVTEGESVTLKTTDTTINEIRWSFVHKNSSILIAQYRQNEKNTVHDYVLDGRFRDRLKLDQTGSLTITNTRTTHSGLYTVTSTSTDTPLNTFNLTVYARLPVPDISHYSQNVSSSHQSCSLLCSVVNVSDVSLSWFRGNSLLSSISVSDLSISLSLPLEIEYLNDSYSCVVNNSISNQTKHLDTKLCKPCAGSPDSVSLIVLVSAAAGSLLIVAAVGIFCICRKNDQEGKYYLLLRNYM; encoded by the exons ATGTTTGACATATTTAATTTCTTCTTGTTCTCATGGAGTCTGTCTG gtgtgtttggtgatGCAGTGAAGTCAGTGTCAGTGACCGAAGGAGAATCAGTGACTCTAAAAACTACTGATACTAcaa ttaatgAGATACGGTGGAGTTTTGTACACAAAAACAGCAGCATTCTCATAGCTCAATACAGACAGAATGAAAAGAACACAGTTCATGATTATGttcttgatgggagattcagagacagactgaagctggatcagactggatctctgaccatcacaaacaccagaacTACACACTCTGGACTCTATACAGTAACCAGCACCAGCACAGATACACCGCTCAACACATTCAATCTTACTGTCTATG CTCGTCTGCCTGTTCCTGACATTAGCCACTATTCACAAAATGTATCGTCATCACATCAGAGTTGTTCATtgctgtgttcagtggtgaatgtgagtgatgtgagtctctcctggttcagaggaaacagtttattgtccagcatcagtgtgtctgatctcagcatcagtctctctctacctctggagatTGAGTATCTGAATGATTCTTACAGCTGTGTGGTGAACAActccatcagcaaccagaccaaACATCTTGACACTAAACTCTGCAAGCCATGTGCAG GTTCTCCAGACTCTGTATCTCTGATAGTGCTGGTTTCTGCTGCTGCTGGATCTCTGTTGATTGTAGCTGCAGTCGGGATCTTCTGCATCTGCAGGAAAAATGACCAAGAGGGCAAGTATTACCTACTACTGAGAAATTACATGtaa